The genomic region CAGCCTCCTGCGTCATCAGCAAGCGGTCTTGTCACACGACCCCGAACGAGCCCCCTTGTAGATAACAGTGAACCGAGCTGGGGGTAACTTTGCACGCCCGGCTGCGCATCATTTCTGGTTCACCATGATGCGCCTCTTCTTGCTCGCCATGGCCATGTCGCCGGCCTTGGCACAAGTGTACGCCCCGAGCGCGGGGGTacaagctcctcgcccgacAGGCCTCGGAATCGTCACGTCGTATCCACCGCccgaccttcctcctggCGAACCGGACAAGTATGGAGCTGGTGCCAAGATCCCACAGTACGGAGCATGGCACTATTACGAGCAGAAGCCGATTCCGGACCAGACTATCTCGGCCCCAAACTTGCGCCCAACGCTTGATCCCAACACGCCTCCGGGTGAGCGAGAATATACCATGGATGTAGAGTACCGTGCGGCTTCGCCAGATGGGTTCCTGCGCCGCATGAGTGTCATCAATGGCCAGTTCCCCGGTCCTATCATCGAGGGCGTGCAAGGCGACACTATGATCATCCATGTCAACAaccacctcgacgacccaACCTCGATCCACTGGCATGGCATCCACCAGAACAGGACTCAGTACATGGACGGCGTGCCAGGCTTTACGCAGTGTTCGATCCCGCCAGGAGGGAGCTATACATACCGTTTCCACCTTGGTTGGGAGAAGGGAACGTACTGGTACCACGCGCATTTTGGAAACACGATGGCGGACGGATTGATAGGAGCTCTGATCGTACACGCCCCCGACGATCCGCTCAACGACAGCTGTGACGACGACCAAATGCTCTATGTCGCCGACCACTGGGGCGATGATTCCGAGACGATTGTTCACGCTGCAAAGAGCCCCAAGGGATATCGCGGTTGCGCACCGGTCGATGTACCCGACAGCGTGATCATCAACGGTGTGGGCCAGGTCGACTGCTCCATGGTCCAGCGTGGCGTGCCATGCAACACCGACGTTCCGCCATACGAGGTCCGCGCTGCTCCGGGCAAGCGGGTGCGGTTGAGGGTTCTTCACCACGGCTCGCACTCGCTAATCTACCTCTCGATCGACGGGCATAAGCTGACGGTGATTGAGGCAGACGACCTGGCTGTCCAGCCGTTCGAGGTGAATGAGCTGGTCATCGCTCCAGGTCAACGCTACTCGATCGTGGTCGAGATGAACCAAGCCTCCCATGGAGCCGGGTACTGGatccgcgcgcgcgccggtACCGGATGCTACAACGACAAGTGGCGGGTTGAAGGTGCCGGGATCCTGCGGTACTTTGACGAGATGGGGTCCGAGGAGGGTCTCGCTCGTCCCGAAACTAGTATGTGGCCAGGTCTACCGGACATGGGAGAGCCAGGTTGCCGCGACATGGACGACATCGGATACCCTCTCATTCCGCTTATTCCCATCGACCCGCCCCAAACTGCCGACGAGAGCTTTGCCTTCACCTCGAGTTTCGGCGAGTTCCACGACCCCGAAACCGGCGGAAAATTCGCCGGTTGGGGATTCAACAACGTCTCATACACAAACTACATCAACGACCCTCTTCTCAAGATGGTCGAGGATGGGCGCGACATCGACCCGTCCCGTATCGCCACGGCAACTTTTACGGGATACGTCGCTGACATTGTCGTCAACCAGCTCGACGGGGCGCCCCATCCATTCCACCTACATGGGCGGCCGACATTTATCGTCGCCCGCGGACGGGGTACCATCAACTCGACCGAGGGGGTGGAAATGAACCTCGTCAATCCCACGCGGAGGGACACGTTCGTAATCGGCCCAAAGAGCTGGGTCATCATCCGTCTCCCACTGGACAATCCGGGGGTGTGGGGCTTCCACTGCCACATCGGCTGGCATCTCAGCGTCGGTAAGATGGCGGCTATAGTCGTCAAGCCCGACCTTGTACGTACCATCGACCAGCCCGAGGACTGGGCCGCCCTCTGCCAAGGCGACCCGGGTTTCATTGGGCCTGGACGCCGCAGCTACATCCCCCCACAGGGGCGTTAGCAAGTAAAGACAAGGACACTAGCATCCAGAACCCGGACACTGATACCTAACCTACATATCTACATATCATATCATATCATAGGACAATGCGTTCCGACGTCATATATCTCCGTATCGATGTGAAGGTGGTGACTAGGTCGGCTGTGCGTACCTGTCTTTACATCAAGGTGCCTGATCGTAAACTCTACCTCAGGATCCAGGATTCTGGATCAGGAATGAGAGACGTAGACACGGTAGAACTGGATGACACTCGTTGTAATGAATTGTAATGAATAGTGGAGCAAGGTGGATCCGAAATCGGTCACTGCTCCCTGATGACAATCATCCTAATGTTTAATGGGAAGATAATCGAAAtcgaggcggcgtcggcgcgatTATCTCCCCGCCTAGCCGAAAATGAAGCCACCaagccacagccacagccactGCCACTGGCCCAGAGTCCATGTGATAGTAGAGCAAGCGAGAGCAACAAGCCATGTGAACCAGCGCGCTAACCAAACTCAAACGCCAAAGTCAAGGTCTGGACCTGCTGACCGACAaggtggcggcgtggcGCGGTAGGATTGCCTGAAAAATGTCGGAATGGGCCCCCCCACCGCTCAACCCACATCTTCAGAGGCCTGTGATTAACACGTTTGCAGGGACCATCTCGTTTCTAGGTTTCTCGGCAAAGAGTTGTTGGAGCTATCGCTGTGAAATTGGGAAACAAACTCTCGTTCTCTCTATTCACCATCATGCCCGAGGACAGTGCAGGCGACAACGAGAAACGTATCTTGCCGTACGACGAAAAACCCATCTCGACCGGTGTCGAGCCATTCGATGGTAGGCAGGACCAGTTTGATGAGGTGAGACATTGAACGGAGGTCCCGGACACtctggctggctggccgAAAGATCACCGAGACAATGACCGAGAGCCCGACTCAACCCCCAAACTCTCAACCCGACAACTTCTAACAGCAGTACGATGTCGCCGCACCATTTCTTGCCAACATTGCATCACGGGAGGATGGGGCTGCCTTGCTCGCCCCATGGACaccagaggaggagaagcgcgtGCGCCGCAAGGTCAGTACATGCATATATCTGAACATGGTGTTCTGATAACAGATCGACTTGGTGGTTCTCACAACCCTGTTCTTCTGCACGCTCATGAGCGGAACGGACAAGGTAGTGCTTGGTACTGCGGCGACGTTTGGACTGCGCAccgacctcaacctcgttGGACAACAGTATAGCTGGGCCAACTCTATGCGTACgtctcatcctcatccgGATGTTTGTTGACGACAGTGAGCCTGGGCATGATAGCCATGATGTTGCCGCAGTGCTACTTTGCGCAGCGGTACAACCTCATCGGCAAGCTTTACGCGGCCAATGTCGTCGGCTACGGAATCGTCATGTTTGGCATGAGCGGTGTCAAGGACTA from Cutaneotrichosporon cavernicola HIS019 DNA, chromosome: 2 harbors:
- a CDS encoding uncharacterized protein (Multicopper oxidase), giving the protein MMRLFLLAMAMSPALAQVYAPSAGVQAPRPTGLGIVTSYPPPDLPPGEPDKYGAGAKIPQYGAWHYYEQKPIPDQTISAPNLRPTLDPNTPPGEREYTMDVEYRAASPDGFLRRMSVINGQFPGPIIEGVQGDTMIIHVNNHLDDPTSIHWHGIHQNRTQYMDGVPGFTQCSIPPGGSYTYRFHLGWEKGTYWYHAHFGNTMADGLIGALIVHAPDDPLNDSCDDDQMLYVADHWGDDSETIVHAAKSPKGYRGCAPVDVPDSVIINGVGQVDCSMVQRGVPCNTDVPPYEVRAAPGKRVRLRVLHHGSHSLIYLSIDGHKLTVIEADDLAVQPFEVNELVIAPGQRYSIVVEMNQASHGAGYWIRARAGTGCYNDKWRVEGAGILRYFDEMGSEEGLARPETSMWPGLPDMGEPGCRDMDDIGYPLIPLIPIDPPQTADESFAFTSSFGEFHDPETGGKFAGWGFNNVSYTNYINDPLLKMVEDGRDIDPSRIATATFTGYVADIVVNQLDGAPHPFHLHGRPTFIVARGRGTINSTEGVEMNLVNPTRRDTFVIGPKSWVIIRLPLDNPGVWGFHCHIGWHLSVGKMAAIVVKPDLVRTIDQPEDWAALCQGDPGFIGPGRRSYIPPQGR